CCAGCAGATCGCGGAACGCCTCGCCCTCGTGCGGGACCGGCTTCCCGCGAACGTCTCTCCACAGATGGGCCCCATCAGCTCCATCATGGGGCAGATCCTGATGTTCGCCCTCACCAGCGACACCGCCTCGCCCATGGCGATGCGGGAGGCGGCGGATTTCGTAATCCGCCCGCGACTTCTCGCCATCCCCGGTGTCGCACAGGTTATCCCCATGGGCGGCGAGGTGCAGCAGTTCCGCGTCGCGCCTGACCTCGCCGCAATGCGGGCCAATGGCATCACGCTCGATGCCCTGGAAAAGGCGCTCCAGCAGTTCGGCACCAATTCGGGCGGCGGTTTCGCCGACCAGAACGGGCGTGAGTTCCTGATCCGGAACATCGCGCGCACGCTCAGCCTCGATGACCTGAAAAACCTCGTGCTGCCGCGCCCCGCCGGAGGCAACGTCTTCCTCCACCAGATCGCGCAGGTGGATTACGCCGCGCGGCTGAAGCGCGGCGATGCCGGCTATATGGGGCGGCCTGCCGTGATCCTCTCCGTAGAGAAGCAGCCGGAGACAGACACCCTTGCCCTCACCAATGCGGTGGAAAAGGCGGTGGCTGACCTCAACCGCATGCTGCCCGACGGCATCCACATCTCCCCGCCGGTGTTCCGGCAGGCCGATTTCATCGCTGCCTCCATCGGCAATGTGGAGAAGGTGCTGCTGGAAGCCATGGCGGTGGTGGCGGTGGTGCTGTTCCTGTTCCTTCTCAACTGGCGCACCACCGTCATCTCGCTCACCGCCATCCCGGTGTCGATCCTCACCACCGCCATCGTGTTCCACGCCTTCGGCCTCTCCATCAACACCATGACGCTGGGAGGCCTCGCCATCGCCATCGGCGAGCTGGTGGACGATGCCGTGGTGGACGTGGAGAATATCTTCCGGCGCTTGCGCGAGAACTCCGCCTCCGCGGCGCCACGCCCTCTGTTCGACGTGGTGGTGGCGGCGAGCCGGGAGGTGCGCTCCGGCATCGTCTACGCCACCCTCATCATCGTGCTGGTGTTCGTGCCCCTTTTTGCGCTGCCCGGCATCGAAGGGCGTCTGTTCGCACCGCTGGGGCAGGCCTACATCGTCTCCATCCTCGCCAGCCTTCTCACTTCCATCACGCTCACGCCCGTGCTCGCCTTCTATCTGCTCCCGGCCATCAGCCGGCATACGGAGCGGGACGGCGCGCTAGTGCGCATGCTCAAGAGTGGGTACGCGACGGTGCTCTCCACCGCCTTCCGCCATCCACGTCTCGTGATGAGCACAACAGCGCTCCTCTTCGTTGCCGCGCTGGCCGCTGCCGCAGGCCTGCCGCGCGCGTTTCTGCCGCCGTTCAACGAGGGGTCGCTGACCATCTCCATGTCGTTCCGGCCCGGCTTGTCGCTGGCCGAGAGCCATCGCATGGGGCTCATGGCCGAAAAGATCATCCTTGAGGTGGCGGAGGTGAAGGCGGTGGGCCGCCGCACCGGCCGGGCCGAACTGGACGAGCATGCGGAGGGCGTGCATTCCTCCGAGATCGAGGTGGACCTTTCCCCCTCCGCCCGCAGCCGGGCCGAGATCACCGCCGATATCCGCGACCGGCTCTCCGTCCTGCCTGCCGCCTTCAATGTGGGCCAGCCCATCTCCCACCGGCTGGACCACATGCTCTCCGGCGTCAGAGCCGAAATCGCCTTGAAGCTGTTCGGCGACGACCTCGACACCCTGCGGGTCGCGGCCGAAACCCTGCGCCAGCGTCTGGCCGACATTCCAGGCCTCGCGGACCTGCAGGTGGAGCGGCAGGTCCGCGTGCCAGAAGTCACCGTGCAGGTGGATTATGGCCGCGCCGCCCTTTACGGCCTCCAGCCCGCCCAGGTGACGGACGCGCTGGCGCGACTCTCGAACGGCCGCGTGGTCTCGACTCTCGTGGACGGGAACCGGCGCTTCGACCTGATTGTCCGCCTCCCCGACGCGACGCGGAGCGCCGAGGGCCTGGCCCGCCTCCTCATCGAGACCCCCACCGGCGGGGTTCCCCTCTTGCAGGTCGCGGACGTGAAGGAGACGGACGGGCCGAACCAGATCCTGCGCGAGGGCGGGCGCCGGCGCATCGTGGTGCTGGCCAATACCTCCGGAGGGCGCGACACGGCGGCCGTCATCGCCGACATGCGCCGCGTCATCGCCGCGACCGACCCCCCGCCGGGCATCTCCGCAAGTCTTGAGGGCACCTTCACGGCACAGGAACACTCCATGCGCACCATCGGCGGCCTCGCCGCGGTGTCGCTCCTGCTGGTCTTCGCCATCCTCTACAGCCGTTACCGGTCGGTCCTGTTTGCCCTCGTCATCATGGGCAGCGTGCCGCTGGCGCTTATCGGTGCCGTGGCGGCTCTCTGGCTCGCGGGACAGCCGCTCTCGGTGGCGAGCATGATCGGCTTCGTCACGCTCACCGGCATCGCCGCGCGCAACGGCATCCTGAAGATCAGCCACATCATCAATCTCGCCATATCCGAGGGCCTGCCCTTCGGCCCGGCCCTCGTCATGCGCGGGAGCCTCGAGCGACTGACCCCCGTGCTGATGACGGCGGCTTCCGCCGGCATCGCTTTGCTGCCGCTCATGAGCGGGGCGGAGGTGCCGGGGAAGGAAATCCTCCACCCGGTCGCCATCACCATCTTTGGCGGTCTCGTCAGCGCGACGCTGCTGGACGCCGTGCTCACCCCCATCCTCGTCCTCGCCTACGGCCGCCGCCCGCTTGAGCGGCTGGTGGCTGCTGCCGACGAGGCTTCTCCCCTTGCCGACGCCGCCCGCGCCGACGCCTTCTGACGGAGCCTGCCATGATTGTCCGCCGCCTCTTTCCCGCCCTCTTCGCTGTCACCCTCTCGGCCACGCCGCTGCTCGCGCACGAGCCCGGCACCGGCGCCAATGGCGGTGTGCGGGTGGATGCCGGCCACTATCACGCCGAGCTGGTGGCCGACGGCACGCCCGCCGTCGCGCTCTATCTCAGTGATGGATCCGACATGCCCGTTCCGGCCGAAGGCTTCAAGGCGAACGCGATCCTCGTGGTGGAGGGCAAGGCCCAGCGCTTTCCCCTGTCTCCTGCTGGAGGCAATAGGCTCGCCGGCACCGCCGCCGTGGCCATTCCCAGGGGTGTGAAGGGCGCCGTCCAGATCACGGCTCCCGACGGCTCCTCTGCCCAGGCCAAATACTGACATCCCCATCATGCCCGCCTCGCCTCGTCTGCCCGGCGATGTCTCCGAGAGGCCACCATGACCCGACCAACGCCAATTCCCAGCCTCTCCCGCCGCGCCTTCCTCGCGGGCGGTGCCGCCGCTGGCGCGCTCGCTGTTTCCGGCGGATGGAACCGCGCCTTCGCCGCCCCGCTCCTCGCCGTTGAGAGCCTCACCCTCGACGTGAACGGCAAGGCCGCCAAGGTTTTCGCGGTGAAGGGTCCGGCCGGTGAGGGCATCTTCGCCAAGGAGGGCGACCGCCTCTCCGGCGCCGTGCTCAACACCTCCGACACCCCCGCAGTGATGCACTGGCACGGCCAGATTTTCGCCCCGCCAGAGCAGGACCGGGCCCGCCCCGACGGCGGTGAATTGGCGCCCGGTGGGACGGACCAGGTGGATTTCCCGCTCACGCCCGGCACCCACTGGATGCATTCCCACACCCTGAGCGAGCAGCAACTGCTCGCCGCGCCGCTCGTCACCCGCGAGGCCGACGCCGGCGACGTGCAGGACGTGGTCTTGATGCTGCACGACTTCTCCTTTCGCAGCCCGCAGGAAATCCTCGCCGGTCTCGGCGGGAGCAGCACCCACGGCAGCCACGGCATGGGCGGGACCATGCACGGCATGTCCGGGATCGCCATGCCGGGAATGAACCATTCCGGGCACGGCATGGGCGGCATGGGCGGCGGGATGATGACCCACGCCAATGATGTGGACTACGACGCCTTCCTCGCCAATCGCCGGACGCTCGGCGATCCCGACGTGGTGCGGGTGGAGAAGGGCGGACGGGTACGGCTGCGCATCATCAACGGCGGCACCGCCACCGCCTTCTTCATCTCGGCACAAGGCCTCTCGCCACGCTGCATCGCGGTCGATGGCGTGCCTTGCGCGCCTCTTCTGGCGGAAGCCTTTCCGCTGGCGCAGGGCCAGCGCATGGACTTGATTGTGGACATCCCGGCCAGTGGCGGCGCCTTCCCCGTGCTGGCACAGGTGGAGGCCTCGCCGCGCCGGACTGGTCTCGTCCTTGCGACCGTCGGCGCGTCCGTCCCGCGCATCCCCGAAACGGCCGGCCGTCCGGCGGGGCTGGTCGATCTCGACTTCGAGGCGCGCCTTTCCGCCCGCAAACCGCTCGCGCGGCGGCGGGCCGACAAGGTCTTTCCGATCATGCTCGGAGAGGAGCCCGGCTACCGCTGGACCATCAACGGGCGGACCCATGCCGAGGCCGAGCCATTCGTGGTGAGCCCCGGAGAGCGGGTGGAGATGACCTTCATGAACTCCACCGGCATGAGCCATCCCATGCACCTGCACGGTCATCATTTCCAGGTGGTCGGCATAGGTGGGAAGCGCTTCCCCGGGGCGGTGCGCGACACGGTAATGGTGCCCCCGCATATGCCCGTCACCATCGCCTTCGATGCCGGGCCGAAGGGCGAGTGGTTCCTCCATTGCCATCACCTCTACCACATGGCCACAGGCATGATGGCGGTGGTGAAGGTGGCCTGATCCCGCAGTGGAGACCGTCATGCACTACGATCAGATGATGAGCGGCGGCATGTGGGGGATGTGGCTCTTCGGCCTTCTCATCCTGGCACTTGTCGTGCTCGGCATCGCTGCGCTCATCAGGTATCTCGGGCGCTGACGACGAAGAACTGCCCGAATAGGATTTGGTCGAATTGTGAAGCTTGGTATCGCTTTGGCCCTCATCTCGGCTGGACTGTTCGGCGCGAGCACGCCGCTCGCCAAGCTGCTTCTCGGCGCCATCGACCCGTGGATGATGGCCGGCCTGCTCTACCTCGGGGCGGGCGCGGGCCTCGCGGCCGTCCACCTGTCAAGGGCAGCGCTCCGGCTACCGGCGGTGGAAGCGCCGCTGCGCCGGACCGATGTGCCATGGCTCGCACTGGTGATCCTCGCTGGCGGCGTCCTCGGCCCGCTGCTGCTCATGTTCGGCCTTGCCCGCACCGATGGTGCGAGCGCATCCCTCCTGCTCAATCTGGAAGGTGTGGCGACCATGGCTATCGCCTGGATCGCTTTCCGCGAGCATGTAGACAGGCGCCTCCTTCTGGGCGCGCTCGCGATCCTCGCCGGGGCTGCGCTGCTGTCATGGCAGGGCCGGGCGACGCTCGACGTCGGTGCCGCGCTGATCGCGGGGGCGTGCCTGTGCTGGGGCGTCGACAACAACCTGACCCGGAAGCTCTCGTCTGCCGATCCCGTGCAGATCGCCATGCTGAAGGGCCTGATCGCCGGAACCATCAATCTCGTGATCGCCCTCGGCCATGGGGCGGCCTTCCCTTCGGACGCGGCCATCGCCGCGGCTGCCGTGGTCGGCTTCTTCGGCTATGGCGTCAGCCTCGCCCTTTTTGTGCTCGCGCTCCGCCATCTCGGCACCGCGCGCACCGGCGCCTATTTCTCGCTCGCGCCGTTCGTTGGGGCCGTCCTGTCCATTGCCCTGCTCGGCGAGGCCATTACGTTCCAGCTCGTGATCGCGGGTCTACTCATGGCACTCGGCCTCTGGCTGCACCTCTCGGAGCAGCATGAGCACGAGCACGCACATGAGGCGTTGGAGCACGAGCACCGCCACCGCCACGACGCGCACCACCAGCACGCCCACGATGCGGATACACGCTCCGGCGAGCCGCACACCCACTGGCACCGGCACGCGCCGATGATGCACCGGCATCCCCACTATCCGGACATCCACCACAGGCACGGACACGGCACGTAGGCGGTCTGCGGGGTTGCACGCGCCTCGCCGGTCTGGCTAAGCTGTTCGCAAGGGGTCGCCGCGATCGCCCCGTGAGGCGCCAGCCTGAAATCGCGTCCTTTCTGCCCTCTGCCGAGGGATGGACGCTCGTGCCTTCAAACACCGAAATCATAGTGGCGCAGCTCGGACGTCTCGTCGGCCTGCAGAAGGAAGCCGGGCGGTTTGCCATAGGTCGCCTAGCTCGCCGCGTCAGAGCAATGCCGCGATCCTGTTAGAAGCAAACGTCTGTCCGAACCCTCATTCGGTCAGATACGGGGCCGGGCGCCAGCTGCCCGCATGTGCGCCCGCTTGCTGCTTTCCTATCTGTCACCTTCCCAAGGCGGGGGAAACACCGTGGAGGTCGCGGTGAAGACGCCGCCGTGGGAGTTGTCGGCACCGCATTCGGGCGCGGAGTAATCGGCCTCGCCGCCTCAATCGATCTGGCTTTTGGACCAGTTGATAAGAAACCCCCGCACGAAATCCTGGAAGGTCATTGTCAGTCGGCGCTTGGCCACGCGTTTCAAGTTAATGAGCACCACCTTGAGAGGGCGCACGCCATCTTCCAGGGCGACGTTGACGATCTGGGTCCCGTCATAGGTGGTCGTTAGTGCGGGCTTCAGGTTCAGGATCGAATAACCTAGTCCATTACCGACCAAAGTGCGAACGGCCTCGAAGGACGAGGACCGAAAACGAACGTGTGGCTCAAGCCCGAGAGCATAGAAGAGAGAAAGAAAGTATTCGCGGGTGTGCGGTAAGTCCATCAGGATCATGGGCTCGGGGGCAAGTTCCTCAAGGCGCAAGCTCGTACGCGTGGCGAGCGGATGGGCATTCGGCAAAACCGCAAAGGCGGGAAGCGTCGCCATCGGCACCGCCTGGAATTGATCGGAAAGGCCAAGATCGAATGTCAGTGCAGTTTCGACGCGGCCGCTCTTGAGCCCATCAAGGATCTCCTCCTGATCCCCGATCTCAATGTGGATGCGAATTTGAGGGTAGCGGGCCGCAAAAGAGCCCATGATGTTGGCGAAAACGACTGGGGCGAGGTTGGTAAAGCAGCCCACCGTCAGCTCCCCCTCCACCGCATTGCCCAGAGCGCCGGCGATGGACTCAAACTCGTCGGCATGAGCCAACAGGCCCCGTGCCTCCAGCGCAACCAACTCGCCGGACGGCGTCAGCGCCAAGCCCTTGGCAGGCTTTCGCACGAACAGTTGGAGGCCGACCTGATCTTCAAATTCGCTAATGGTGGTCGAGACCGAGCCCTGGCTCCGGCAGAGACGCTCCGCGGCTGCGGCGATGGTTCCGCATTCGGCCACCGTCACAAAGGTCCGGAGCGCTCGGAGCGTAAAGCGGTTCATATTTTCCGAACCTCATATTCGGTTTCTTATGTCTTTTCGAATGCTGCTCCCGCGATACGATGCTTGCAATAGGGGCACGCCATCGCAATGGCGTAAATTTAAGCAATCAAGAGGAAGCAATTGGGATGCAAGCCGTTTTGAGCGATCGAGGAAGCCGCAAAGTGGTGGTTGCTGCGGCGCACGTCGCGGCACCCCCCTTCGACTTAGCCGGCGGCGTTGCGAAGGCAATCGAGGTCATTTCGGATGCCGCTCGGGCGGGTGCCCGTCTCGTGGTGTTCCCGGAGTCGTTCATACCCGGCTTTCCGATCTGGAGCGGCCTCTACCGACCCATAGATGCGCACCGCTTCTTTCGCCGGTTTGCCGAAAGCGCGCTCCTTTCGGATCGAGGCCCAATAACCGAAATCGCGGCCGCTGCCGCGCGCCACCGAATTTTCGTGAGTCTCGGCTTCTGTGAAGTTTCTCCGACGAGCCCGGGCTGCATGTGGAATTCGCAGGCGCTCATTTCGGATGCCGGCGAGATCGTGAACCTGCACCGCAAGCTGGTGCCGACCTTCTACGAGCAGCTTTCCTGGAACCGCGGAGATGCCGCGGGCCTGCGAGTCGTGGAGACCTCGTTCGCCCGTATCGGCGGGCTGATCTGCGGTGAGAACAACAACCCGCTCGCCCGCTACGTGCTGATGAGCGAGGGCGAGGAGATTCACTGCTCCTGCTATCCCGCGATCTGGCCCTTCCGCAATCCGCTGGGCAGCGCCCCCTATGATCTGAAGGATGCCATCCGCTTCCGCACCGCGGCCCATGCCTTCGAGGCCAAGGTCTTTTGCGTGGTCGCCGCCGGGGTGCTGGACGACGCCACGGTCGCCGCCGTGAGCGAAGGCGATGAGGAGGTCGCGCAGATGATGCGGGCGTGTCCGCGCGCCTCATCCATGATCGTGGGACCCAACGGCGAGGTTCTGGCGGAACGGCCACCGGAGACCGAGGGGCTGGTGGTTGCGGAGATCGACCTCTCGACGCTGGTGGAGCTCAAGCAGCACCACGACATGGCCGGTTATTACAATCGGCACGAGCTGTTTTCCCTGCGGATACGCCGCGAGCGACCGCGCCTGCTCGACAGCGTGAGCGACGCGCCAGCTGATCTCTATGGCGAGACCGAGGTGCCGGCTTCGTTCGGCGCCGCCGCGGAATAGGAGGAGGCCATGCGCGCCACCCCCCTGCGCCGTTCCCTGCCTGGCGCGCCATTTCTGATCGGCGCCGCCGCCGTTCTCGCCTTCCTCGCCTGCTGGTGGGTCTCGGCGAGAACATTCGATCCCATGCGCGTTCCGCAGCCGGCGGATGTCTGGGATGCCGCCGTCCAGCTCGCGACCACGGGCTATGCGGGTGGGACGCTTCTCGATCACACGCTTCATTCCATTCGGCTCGCCTTCCTCGGGTTCGCGGTGGCGGCAGGTTCGGCCTTGCCCATCGGTCTGGCCATGGGCATGAGCCGGAGCGCGGAAGCGGTGTTCGGCCCCATCATCGCCTTCATACGGCCGATCCCGCCACTCGCCTGGATTCCGCTCGCCATCATCTGGTTCGGGCTCGGCGACGGGGCCAAGATCTTCGTGATCTGGTTCACCGCGTTCGTGCCGACACTGATCAACACTTTCACCGGCGTCCGCAATGTCGACCCCAACATCATTGCCGCCGCCCGCGTGCATGGAGCCGGCACGCGCCGCCTCCTGCTAGACGTGATCCTGCCCGGCGCCGCGCCGATGATCTTTTCGGGCCTGCGGGTGTCGCTCCAGGCATCATGGATGGCACTGGTGGCAGCGGAACTGATCGGCGCCTTCTTCGGGCTCGGCCGCGTCCTGATGACGGCGGCGCAGGACATCTTCCCGGGCATGATCGTCGTAGCGATGGCCGCGGTGGCGGCCTGCGGGGCGACCATGACCTGGCTTCTCGGCGTCGCCGAGCGGCGCTGCCTGCCCTGGCTCAAGGTGACGCCATGAGCGTGGACATGCTTTCAAAAAGCGCGACGCGCCTCCCGCCCCGGCGGGCCTCCCGCCCCTGGCTGCCGCGCGGCGCCCGCCTTCCTCTGCTCTCGGCCGCCAGCATCAGCGTCGTGCTCGGATTGTGGTTCGGCCTCGCCTTGTCAGGGCTGCTGCCGAAGATGGTCCTGCCATCTCCCTGGGACGTGGCGCAGGCGCTGGTGAAGAACATTGGCGTGCCGTTTGCTGGCGCAACGCTGCAGCAGCACCTCATAGCGAGCCTCGGGCGCTTCTTCTCGGGCTTTGTCCTCGCGGTGGTGGTCGGTGTGCCGATGGGGCTCGCCATGGGCTGGTTCGCGCCCTTCCGCCACGCCATAGCGCCCTTCTTCGAGACCTTCCGCTTCATCGCTCCGCTTGCCTGGGTGCCATTTGCGGCGCTGTGGTTCGGCACGGGCATCGGAGGGCCGATCCTCATCGTCTTCTCGGGTGCTTTCGCGGCCTGCGTCATCAATACGTTCCGTGGCACGCAGATGACCGATGAACGGCTCATCGAGGCATGCCGCACCATGGGGGCGAGCAACTTCAGGCTCATCGTGGACGTGCTTCTGCCCTCTGCTTTGCCATCCATCATGGCCGGGGTCCGCGTTGCGGCGGCGCTGGGGTGGCAATCGCTGATCGGGGCCGAGTTGATCGTGGCCTCTTCGGGGGTCGGCTATCTCATCGTGCAGGGGCAGGGCTCGGTGGAAACGCCCATCGTCATGGCCGGCATGGCGACCATCGGCTTCATCGGGCTCGTCATCGACCTTGGCCTACGGCAGATCGACGCCCGGATCGGGCGCAACTGGAGGACGGGCGCATGAGCGGCATCTCATTCAACGACGTCACCCGCTCCTTCGAGCGCAAAGGCGGCACCTACCAGGCCCTCGAGCCCGTCTCCCTTCACGTTCCGGATGGCGAGTTCGTGGCCATCGTCGGCCCCTCCGGCTGCGGCAAGACGACCTTGCTCCGCCTTGCCGCGGGGCTCGACCATCCGACGACCGGCAGCGTGACCGTGGGCGGCCGGACGGTCTCGGGCCCCGGCCCCGACCGGGCTGTGGTGTTCCAGCAGTTTGCCCTCCTGCCATGGAAGACAGTGCGTCAGAACATCGGTTTCGGCCTCAAATGCCGTGGTTTGGGCGAAGCCGAAGCGCGCCCGCTCGTGGACCGCTATCTCGCCACCATGCGCCTCGAAGGCCACGGCGATAGCTATCCCCACCAATTGTCGGGCGGCATGCAGCAGCGGGTTGCCATCGCCCGCTCCTTCATCCTGGAGCCCGAGGTTCTGCTGATGGACGAGCCCTTCGGAGCGCTCGATGCGCAGACCCGGATCGAAATGCAGGAGGAACTCATCCGCCTCACGGCGGGCCAGCGCCGTACCGTGCTGTTCATCACCCATTCCGTGGAGGAGGCAACCTATCTGGCCGATCGCGTGGTGGTGATGGCGGGCCGGCCTGGTTCCATCCGCGAGATCATCGACGTTGCCGCCCTCCGCAAGTCCGAATGCTGGGCGGAGCGCACTGTCGAGGAGGTTATGGAACTGGACTCGTTCATCCGCATCCGCACGCGGCTCTGGCGCCTCCTTCGCTCCGCCGGTGCGCACCCGGCGGGCGACGCCACCGACCGCAATCTCTCCATCGCCTCGTGACGACGGCGCAAACGACAAAAAACAGCCTTCCAAGAATCCAGGGGACAGGAGTCAAAGCCATGACCAGTCGCAGCCCGACTATCGCCGGCACGCTTTTTGCGGCCGGATTGATTTTTTCTGCCGTAGTCCCGGCTACTGCCGAAGCCGAGCCCGTGAACATCTCCTATCAGCCGGCTCTCTACTGGTCACTTCCATTCTATATCGCCACGGAGCGGGGCTGGTGGAAGGATGTCGGCATCGAGCCGAGCTTCTCCACCTTCCCGGCCGGCCCGCAGCAGATCGCCGCTGCGCCTTCCAAGTCCTGGGATATCGGCGGCACCGGCTCGCCGCCGGCGGTGCTTGGCGCGGTGCGCTTCAACCTCGTGACCATCGCCCTTGCCGACGATCAGTCCGACACCGCCTGGGTGGCCGCGCGCGCCAAGGATGCCGACGCTATCCTGAAGGATCCCTCCATCCTGAAGGGCAAGGAAATCCTGCTCACCACCAACTCGACCGGCCACTACACCGCGGTGGCCTGCCTGAAGAAGATGGGCCTTGGCCCGAACGAGGTGCGCGTCGTCAATCTCGGCCCGGCCCAGGCCATCGCCGCCTATTCGTCCGGAAACGGCGCAATTGCCGCCGCGTGGCCGCCCTTCTCCTACACGCTCCAGGAAAAGGCCGACACCAAGACCCTCTGCACCGGCCGCGATGGCGGCGCAGCGGTGACCGCCGCCGTTGTGGTGCGCGCCGATTACGCGCAGGAGCATCCCGAGACGGTCGCCAAGGTGCTGGCTGTTTACCTGCGCTCCATTGCGTGGCAGAAGAAGCACCGAGCCGAGACTCTGGAATACATGAAGAAGTTCTATCCCGAGGGCGGTACGACTCTGTCCGACCAATTTATCCAGATCGATTACGATAAGCGGCCGATCTATACGCTGGACGAGCAGCTGAAGCTGTTCGACCGTTCCAAGGGGCCGTCCGTGATGGATACGTGGCACAACGACCTTGCCGAATATCTAAGGTCCACCGGGACGCTTCAAAAGACGCCTGACGCCAAGGACTACATCACGGACAAATACCTGAAGATGATCGCCGACGACCCCAAGCTTCACGCGTTTGCGATGGACGCGAGCTGAGCCGGGCGATGAGTGAGCGGCCCGAACGCATCTTCCCTATGAGCCGGCCGGCGGGACATGTCCCGCCGATCGCCCGCTACTCTTCGCGCTTCGATCACCGCCCCGAGCGGCTCGCGGTGCTCTTCATGGGTATTGCGGCGGAGGAGGGCGGGCGGGCGGCGCTCGCTTTGTCCGACTTCCTGGCGATCGCGTGCCGCTCGGCCGATGCTCCGGCCCATTTCGACCGCGCGACGTTCCTCGATGCCAACGGGCGCCGCAACAGCGTGGCGGCGCTCTATTGGCCGGACCGCTCCGCATACGGTCGCTGGGTCGAGACGCCCGACGTGGCGGCGTGGCGCGCGGGGCACCGCGCGCTCGCCGAGGATTTCGGCCAATGGTGGGAGCCGGTGAACGTCGCACCGGACCGCTCCGAAACGATCGCGTTCGCCGAGTATCGCCGCGGCTTGTCCGCATGCCCCTTCTCCCGGCTCGAGCAAATGGGGGAGACCGGCTACTGGGGCGCCGCGCGCGACCGCATCCCCGCCTCCGGCTGGGACCGGCTTGCGGGAGAAGTGGCCTCGCTCGTAGCCCTCGGGCGGACGTCGGAAAGCCGTGGCCTGCGCCTCGCCATCCGCCCGCCGTCGGGACTTGCGGTGATCCGCTCGGGCGTGTCCTGGTCGGCC
The nucleotide sequence above comes from Xanthobacter flavus. Encoded proteins:
- a CDS encoding efflux RND transporter permease subunit; translation: MFTVLVTQSLRNRLLVLALALVLVVYGAYAVTRLPVDVLPDLNRPTVTIMTEAEGLAPAEVEQLVTFPLETAVNGLPGLIRLRSVSGVGLSVVYAEFDFGTDIFRNRQQIAERLALVRDRLPANVSPQMGPISSIMGQILMFALTSDTASPMAMREAADFVIRPRLLAIPGVAQVIPMGGEVQQFRVAPDLAAMRANGITLDALEKALQQFGTNSGGGFADQNGREFLIRNIARTLSLDDLKNLVLPRPAGGNVFLHQIAQVDYAARLKRGDAGYMGRPAVILSVEKQPETDTLALTNAVEKAVADLNRMLPDGIHISPPVFRQADFIAASIGNVEKVLLEAMAVVAVVLFLFLLNWRTTVISLTAIPVSILTTAIVFHAFGLSINTMTLGGLAIAIGELVDDAVVDVENIFRRLRENSASAAPRPLFDVVVAASREVRSGIVYATLIIVLVFVPLFALPGIEGRLFAPLGQAYIVSILASLLTSITLTPVLAFYLLPAISRHTERDGALVRMLKSGYATVLSTAFRHPRLVMSTTALLFVAALAAAAGLPRAFLPPFNEGSLTISMSFRPGLSLAESHRMGLMAEKIILEVAEVKAVGRRTGRAELDEHAEGVHSSEIEVDLSPSARSRAEITADIRDRLSVLPAAFNVGQPISHRLDHMLSGVRAEIALKLFGDDLDTLRVAAETLRQRLADIPGLADLQVERQVRVPEVTVQVDYGRAALYGLQPAQVTDALARLSNGRVVSTLVDGNRRFDLIVRLPDATRSAEGLARLLIETPTGGVPLLQVADVKETDGPNQILREGGRRRIVVLANTSGGRDTAAVIADMRRVIAATDPPPGISASLEGTFTAQEHSMRTIGGLAAVSLLLVFAILYSRYRSVLFALVIMGSVPLALIGAVAALWLAGQPLSVASMIGFVTLTGIAARNGILKISHIINLAISEGLPFGPALVMRGSLERLTPVLMTAASAGIALLPLMSGAEVPGKEILHPVAITIFGGLVSATLLDAVLTPILVLAYGRRPLERLVAAADEASPLADAARADAF
- a CDS encoding multicopper oxidase family protein produces the protein MTRPTPIPSLSRRAFLAGGAAAGALAVSGGWNRAFAAPLLAVESLTLDVNGKAAKVFAVKGPAGEGIFAKEGDRLSGAVLNTSDTPAVMHWHGQIFAPPEQDRARPDGGELAPGGTDQVDFPLTPGTHWMHSHTLSEQQLLAAPLVTREADAGDVQDVVLMLHDFSFRSPQEILAGLGGSSTHGSHGMGGTMHGMSGIAMPGMNHSGHGMGGMGGGMMTHANDVDYDAFLANRRTLGDPDVVRVEKGGRVRLRIINGGTATAFFISAQGLSPRCIAVDGVPCAPLLAEAFPLAQGQRMDLIVDIPASGGAFPVLAQVEASPRRTGLVLATVGASVPRIPETAGRPAGLVDLDFEARLSARKPLARRRADKVFPIMLGEEPGYRWTINGRTHAEAEPFVVSPGERVEMTFMNSTGMSHPMHLHGHHFQVVGIGGKRFPGAVRDTVMVPPHMPVTIAFDAGPKGEWFLHCHHLYHMATGMMAVVKVA
- a CDS encoding DMT family transporter, yielding MVKLGIALALISAGLFGASTPLAKLLLGAIDPWMMAGLLYLGAGAGLAAVHLSRAALRLPAVEAPLRRTDVPWLALVILAGGVLGPLLLMFGLARTDGASASLLLNLEGVATMAIAWIAFREHVDRRLLLGALAILAGAALLSWQGRATLDVGAALIAGACLCWGVDNNLTRKLSSADPVQIAMLKGLIAGTINLVIALGHGAAFPSDAAIAAAAVVGFFGYGVSLALFVLALRHLGTARTGAYFSLAPFVGAVLSIALLGEAITFQLVIAGLLMALGLWLHLSEQHEHEHAHEALEHEHRHRHDAHHQHAHDADTRSGEPHTHWHRHAPMMHRHPHYPDIHHRHGHGT
- a CDS encoding LysR family transcriptional regulator gives rise to the protein MNRFTLRALRTFVTVAECGTIAAAAERLCRSQGSVSTTISEFEDQVGLQLFVRKPAKGLALTPSGELVALEARGLLAHADEFESIAGALGNAVEGELTVGCFTNLAPVVFANIMGSFAARYPQIRIHIEIGDQEEILDGLKSGRVETALTFDLGLSDQFQAVPMATLPAFAVLPNAHPLATRTSLRLEELAPEPMILMDLPHTREYFLSLFYALGLEPHVRFRSSSFEAVRTLVGNGLGYSILNLKPALTTTYDGTQIVNVALEDGVRPLKVVLINLKRVAKRRLTMTFQDFVRGFLINWSKSQID
- a CDS encoding carbon-nitrogen hydrolase family protein, which gives rise to MQAVLSDRGSRKVVVAAAHVAAPPFDLAGGVAKAIEVISDAARAGARLVVFPESFIPGFPIWSGLYRPIDAHRFFRRFAESALLSDRGPITEIAAAAARHRIFVSLGFCEVSPTSPGCMWNSQALISDAGEIVNLHRKLVPTFYEQLSWNRGDAAGLRVVETSFARIGGLICGENNNPLARYVLMSEGEEIHCSCYPAIWPFRNPLGSAPYDLKDAIRFRTAAHAFEAKVFCVVAAGVLDDATVAAVSEGDEEVAQMMRACPRASSMIVGPNGEVLAERPPETEGLVVAEIDLSTLVELKQHHDMAGYYNRHELFSLRIRRERPRLLDSVSDAPADLYGETEVPASFGAAAE
- a CDS encoding ABC transporter permease, which gives rise to MRATPLRRSLPGAPFLIGAAAVLAFLACWWVSARTFDPMRVPQPADVWDAAVQLATTGYAGGTLLDHTLHSIRLAFLGFAVAAGSALPIGLAMGMSRSAEAVFGPIIAFIRPIPPLAWIPLAIIWFGLGDGAKIFVIWFTAFVPTLINTFTGVRNVDPNIIAAARVHGAGTRRLLLDVILPGAAPMIFSGLRVSLQASWMALVAAELIGAFFGLGRVLMTAAQDIFPGMIVVAMAAVAACGATMTWLLGVAERRCLPWLKVTP